A region of Mustela lutreola isolate mMusLut2 chromosome 17, mMusLut2.pri, whole genome shotgun sequence DNA encodes the following proteins:
- the HIRIP3 gene encoding HIRA-interacting protein 3 isoform X2, translated as MAREHEMRAFLRGFFRGRPDLSALTHSVVRRGFLAHAGRAHLEPAEKQALKRLVEQELLQAQVDEAGAGEERPDLAEEAKGPPAPSRGRGRKRFRFSSESEPSSAASSPDRSGPSAQNGMAAHVRPAEDERPKRASTKATEESGDEQEPQRAPAAQAALEKAAARESGEDEEGGSAGTREVSPDDGGEEEEEEEEEAGASPGAIRKGAVTTSKRAPGTTSAAGEQARDPEDSEEEPVQTRKKAEGKKVARSHRAREEASEDEAPLARKTDSSEEEEGHWKAGARGSGGGRSPWEERSSKQKSRTAGLPGHSEDRQGPKETAAAGRGDDSGGDVEPRVQSKRKDRASRKRGKRQRGGGEDGADGRRKLQPAPEGAGTTAKAGSIRGEASDSGSEAGSGRRGEDHPAVMRLKRYIRACGAHRNYKKLLGPCRSHKERLSVLRAELEALGMKGNPSLEKCRALKEQREEAAEVASLDVTNIISGSGRPRRRTAWNPSREADTPGELYCRTLGSEDEQPRAPPPDWSHMRGIISSDGESN; from the exons ATGGCGCGGGAGCACGAGATGCGGGCGTTCCTCCGCGGCTTCTTCCGAGGCCGCCCGGACCTCAG CGCGCTCACGCACTCCGTCGTGCGGCGCGGGTTCCTGGCGCACGCGGGCCGCGCCCACCTGGAGCCCGCCGAGAAGCAGGCGCTGAAGCGGCTGGTGGAGCAGGAGCTGCTCCAAGCGCAG GTGGATGAAGCGGGCGCCGGGGAAGAGAGGCCGGATCTGGCCGAGGAGGCGAAGGGGCCGCCCGCCCCCAGCCGTGGCCGCGGGAGGAAGAGGTTCCGTTTCAGTTCGGAGTCAG AGCCCAGCTCTGCAGCCTCCAGTCCAGACCGGTCCGGCCCGTCAGCACAGAATGGGATGGCGGCCCACGTCCGCCCGGCCGAGGACGAGAGGCCAAAGCGAGCCTCAACGAAAGCCACTGAGGAGAGCGGTGATGAGCAAGAGCCGCAGAGGGCACCGGCTGCCCAGGCTGCGTTGGAGAAGGCGGCGGCCCGGGAGAGCGGTGAGGACGAGGAAGGGGGCTCTGCCGGGACAAGGGAGGTCTCCCCGGACGACGGCggcgaggaagaggaggaagaggaggaagaggcgggGGCGTCTCCAGGCGCGATTAGGAAGGGAGCCGTGACCACGAGTAAGCGGGCGCCCGGCACAACCTCAGCTGCCGGCGAGCAGGCCAGGGACCCCGAGGACAGTGAGGAGGAACCTGTGCAGACCAGGAAGAAGGCGGAGGGAAAGAAAGTCGCTAGAAGCCACCGGGCAAGGGAGGAGGCCAGTGAGGACGAGGCCCCCCTGGCCAGGAAGACAGACAGCAGCGAGGAAGAGGAGGGACACTGGAAAGCTGGAGCCCGGGGCAGCGGGGGGGGAAGGTCACCTTGGGAGGAGAGGAGCTCTAAGCAGAAGAGCAGAACAGCAGGTCTGCCGGGACACTCGGAGGACAGACAGGGGCCAAAGGAAACAGCGGCAGCGGGCCGCGGGGATGACAGCGGGGGGGATGTCGAGCCCCGGGTGCAGAGCAAGAGAAAGGACCGAGCCTCACGGAAGCGTGGGAAAAGGCAGCGCGGAGGCGGCGAGGACGGGGCAGACGGCCGGAGAAAGCTGCAGCCGGCTCCTGAAGGCGCTGGAACGACCGCCAAAGCGGGCAGTATCCGCGGAGAGGCGAGCGACTCGGGGAGCGAG GCTGGCTCTGGTCGCCGCGGTGAGGACCACCCGGCTGTGATGAGGCTGAAGCGCTACATTCGGGCCTGTGGTGCCCACCGCAACTACAAGAAGCTGCTGGGCCCCTGCCGCTCACACAAGGAGCGCCTCAGTGTCCTCCGGGCAGAGCTGGAAGCCCTGGGCATGAAGG GTAATCCTTCCTTAGAGAAGTGCCGGGCCCTGAAGGAGCAGCGGGAGGAGGCGGCCGAGGTGGCCTCCTTGGACGTCACGAACATCATTAGTGGTTCAG GCCGACCACGTAGACGCACGGCTTGGAACCCTtcaagagaagcagacaccccaggGGAGCTATACTGCCGGACTTTGGGCTCAGAGGATGAGCAGCCCcgggccccacccccagactgGTCACATATGCGCGGCATCATCAGCAGTGACGGAGAGAGTAACTGA
- the HIRIP3 gene encoding HIRA-interacting protein 3 isoform X1 encodes MAREHEMRAFLRGFFRGRPDLSALTHSVVRRGFLAHAGRAHLEPAEKQALKRLVEQELLQAQVDEAGAGEERPDLAEEAKGPPAPSRGRGRKRFRFSSESEPSSAASSPDRSGPSAQNGMAAHVRPAEDERPKRASTKATEESGDEQEPQRAPAAQAALEKAAARESGEDEEGGSAGTREVSPDDGGEEEEEEEEEAGASPGAIRKGAVTTSKRAPGTTSAAGEQARDPEDSEEEPVQTRKKAEGKKVARSHRAREEASEDEAPLARKTDSSEEEEGHWKAGARGSGGGRSPWEERSSKQKSRTAGLPGHSEDRQGPKETAAAGRGDDSGGDVEPRVQSKRKDRASRKRGKRQRGGGEDGADGRRKLQPAPEGAGTTAKAGSIRGEASDSGSEVSPSEAEGSPERERENPSFRKGSRKGRTRSSSSSSTDGSPEPKGRKAGSGRRGEDHPAVMRLKRYIRACGAHRNYKKLLGPCRSHKERLSVLRAELEALGMKGNPSLEKCRALKEQREEAAEVASLDVTNIISGSGRPRRRTAWNPSREADTPGELYCRTLGSEDEQPRAPPPDWSHMRGIISSDGESN; translated from the exons ATGGCGCGGGAGCACGAGATGCGGGCGTTCCTCCGCGGCTTCTTCCGAGGCCGCCCGGACCTCAG CGCGCTCACGCACTCCGTCGTGCGGCGCGGGTTCCTGGCGCACGCGGGCCGCGCCCACCTGGAGCCCGCCGAGAAGCAGGCGCTGAAGCGGCTGGTGGAGCAGGAGCTGCTCCAAGCGCAG GTGGATGAAGCGGGCGCCGGGGAAGAGAGGCCGGATCTGGCCGAGGAGGCGAAGGGGCCGCCCGCCCCCAGCCGTGGCCGCGGGAGGAAGAGGTTCCGTTTCAGTTCGGAGTCAG AGCCCAGCTCTGCAGCCTCCAGTCCAGACCGGTCCGGCCCGTCAGCACAGAATGGGATGGCGGCCCACGTCCGCCCGGCCGAGGACGAGAGGCCAAAGCGAGCCTCAACGAAAGCCACTGAGGAGAGCGGTGATGAGCAAGAGCCGCAGAGGGCACCGGCTGCCCAGGCTGCGTTGGAGAAGGCGGCGGCCCGGGAGAGCGGTGAGGACGAGGAAGGGGGCTCTGCCGGGACAAGGGAGGTCTCCCCGGACGACGGCggcgaggaagaggaggaagaggaggaagaggcgggGGCGTCTCCAGGCGCGATTAGGAAGGGAGCCGTGACCACGAGTAAGCGGGCGCCCGGCACAACCTCAGCTGCCGGCGAGCAGGCCAGGGACCCCGAGGACAGTGAGGAGGAACCTGTGCAGACCAGGAAGAAGGCGGAGGGAAAGAAAGTCGCTAGAAGCCACCGGGCAAGGGAGGAGGCCAGTGAGGACGAGGCCCCCCTGGCCAGGAAGACAGACAGCAGCGAGGAAGAGGAGGGACACTGGAAAGCTGGAGCCCGGGGCAGCGGGGGGGGAAGGTCACCTTGGGAGGAGAGGAGCTCTAAGCAGAAGAGCAGAACAGCAGGTCTGCCGGGACACTCGGAGGACAGACAGGGGCCAAAGGAAACAGCGGCAGCGGGCCGCGGGGATGACAGCGGGGGGGATGTCGAGCCCCGGGTGCAGAGCAAGAGAAAGGACCGAGCCTCACGGAAGCGTGGGAAAAGGCAGCGCGGAGGCGGCGAGGACGGGGCAGACGGCCGGAGAAAGCTGCAGCCGGCTCCTGAAGGCGCTGGAACGACCGCCAAAGCGGGCAGTATCCGCGGAGAGGCGAGCGACTCGGGGAGCGAGGTGAGCCCCAGTGAGGCAGAGGGTAGCCccgagcgggagagggagaaccccTCTTTCAGGAAGGGCTCCAGGAAAGGCAGGACACGaagctcctcctcctcttccacggATGGCAGCCCGGAACCCAAAGGCAGGAAG GCTGGCTCTGGTCGCCGCGGTGAGGACCACCCGGCTGTGATGAGGCTGAAGCGCTACATTCGGGCCTGTGGTGCCCACCGCAACTACAAGAAGCTGCTGGGCCCCTGCCGCTCACACAAGGAGCGCCTCAGTGTCCTCCGGGCAGAGCTGGAAGCCCTGGGCATGAAGG GTAATCCTTCCTTAGAGAAGTGCCGGGCCCTGAAGGAGCAGCGGGAGGAGGCGGCCGAGGTGGCCTCCTTGGACGTCACGAACATCATTAGTGGTTCAG GCCGACCACGTAGACGCACGGCTTGGAACCCTtcaagagaagcagacaccccaggGGAGCTATACTGCCGGACTTTGGGCTCAGAGGATGAGCAGCCCcgggccccacccccagactgGTCACATATGCGCGGCATCATCAGCAGTGACGGAGAGAGTAACTGA